A region from the Schistocerca serialis cubense isolate TAMUIC-IGC-003099 chromosome 1, iqSchSeri2.2, whole genome shotgun sequence genome encodes:
- the LOC126477739 gene encoding uncharacterized protein LOC126477739 — protein MQRVLGETSPYCQIDGNVLTEHFKVIYSKSDFSVTDAPAAVPDFAATTPPDVSEEVLLPITPSEVQQRLQKASNTAPGADGVTYSDLRREDPGCHVLAKIFSRCWKERKTPVQWKISTTVLIHKKGDVSDVTNWRPLALSSTISKLFAAIVADRTSLWAERLNLLSPEQKGFRTFEGCYEHNFIVQTAIDDARRRGGQACFAWLDLANAFGSVPHAHLLGVLSRMGLPEQLHRLIADMYDGCSTRVRTSDGLTEEIEIQAGVKQGCPLSPIVFNLALEPVLRAATSLRNECGIPLSGVSVSALAYADDIVLLARDSEAMQTLLNVVGEAATWAGLTFKPSKCATLHIRRRQTLGSVFALQGGEPAVLGAGDAYLHLGVPTGYKVTQTPTDAIAAIRRDLQHLDASLLAPWQKIDAVRVFLLPRLDFVMRGGAVRKGPLSALDKAVKAAVKSWLFLPQRASTEQLYLALGEGGCGLTPLADAADISTIVHGFRMLHCDDATVRDIAWATLTTAARRRLGREPSRSDLATYLSGSTEGDLARDGGDIQSLWTRVRNATRRLAPRGVTWRWSELLSELQVEVGGRPAIADDAEHGGIGGVTQPATEGAAPGTTRHLEDGGDGPQHDDDSVGRTANTGVEHVRVGGGAKRLLSRTLRECLRQRLRHILLRKPDQGKVFECTRESTASNHFIAGGKYTRFADWRFIHRARLGVVPLNGCRRFDGRANNNKACRRCGHNNETLPHVINACMVHSAALQYRHNAVLNRLATAVAGRPRRGNTAVPDIRINQAVIGDSSGLRPDLVITDEVAKTVTIVDVTIPFENRRIALDNARQLKRIKYADVARGLAARGYSVTVDALVVGSLGAWDRQNDAVLRHLGIASRYCQLMRRLMVSDTIKWSRDIYVEHITGHRQYVSP, from the coding sequence atgcagcgcgtccttggcgagacgtcgccgtactgccaaatcgatggcaacgtgctcacggagcactttaAGGTAATATACTCTAAATCCGACTTTTCCGTTacagatgcaccagctgctgtcccggactttgccgccaccacgcctcctgatgtcagcgaggaggtcctgctgccgatcacaccttcagaggtgcaacagcggctccagaaggcgagcaatactgctcctggggcagacggagtcacctactcggacttgcgacgtgaggatcctggctgccacgtgctagctaagatcttctcgcgctgctggaaagagcggaagactccggtgcagtggaaaatatccactaccgtcctcatccacaagaaaggggacgtctcggacgtgacaaactggcggcctttagcattgagctctaccatctctaagctctttgctgcaatcgttgcggaccgcacttctctctgggcagagcggttgaacctgctctccccggaacagaagggcttccgcacgtttgaaggctgctacgagcacaacttcattgtgcagacggcaattgacgatgcaaggcgcaggggaggccaagcatgctttgcttggcttgatctggcgaatgctttcggctcagtgcctcacgctcacctccttggagtactgagcaggatgggactaccagagcaattgcaccgtctaattgccgacatgtacgatggttgctccacccgcgtccgtacatctgacggactaacggaggagatagagatccaggcgggggtcaagcagggctgtccactgtcgcccatcgtctttaatctcgcgctcgagccggtacttcgcgccgcaacctcactcagaaatgagtgtggtattccgcttagcggcgtcagtgtgagtgcactggcgtatgcggacgatatcgtgcttctggcgcgggattcagaggcgatgcagacgctcctcaatgttgtgggtgaggcggcgacgtgggccgggcttaccttcaagccgtcgaagtgtgccacgcttcacatccgccgtcggcagacactaggctcggtattcgccctgcaagggggagaaccagccgtgctcggtgcgggtgacgcctacctccatcttggcgttcccaccgggtacaaagtcacgcagacgccaacggatgcgatcgcggcaattcgacgcgacttgcagcacctggacgcttccctgctggctccctggcagaagattgacgctgtgcgtgtctttctcctccctaggcttgactttgtcatgcggggcggagcggtacgcaaggggccgctatctgcactcgacaaggcagtgaaagcggctgtcaaatcatggctgttcctcccacagcgtgcgtccaccgaacagctgtacctcgcgctgggagagggaggatgcggcctgacgccgctcgcggacgctgcggacatctccaccatcgtccacggcttccgcatgctgcactgcgacgacgccaccgtccgcgacatcgcctgggccactctaactacggccgcgcgccgccgactggggagggagccgagtcgttccgacttggccacctaccttagcggcagcactgagggtgacctcgcacgcgacggaggtgacatccagtcactgtggacgcgcgtcaggaacgccacaaggcgcctagcgccgcgtggcgtcacctggcgctggagtgagctgctttctgagttgcaggtggaggtcggcggccgacccgccatcgctgacgacgcggaacacggcggcatcggaggggtgacgcagccggccacggagggggcggcgcctgggactacacgacacctcgaagatggcggcgatggaccgcagcacgatgatgacagcgtgggacgcaccgccaacactggcgtcgagcatgtccgggtgggagggggcgccaaacgtcttctctcgcggacgctccgcgagtgtctgaggcagcgcctgcgccACATCCTACTCAGGAAACCGGACCAGGGGAAGGTGTTCGAGTGCACCAGGGaatccacagcgtccaaccacttcatagcgggaggcaaatacacccgcttcgcagactggcgctttatccatcgcgccaggctcggagtcgtgcctctgaacggttgtcgccgctttgatgggcgggccaacaacaacaaagcctgccgacgctgtggccacaacaacgagacgctcccgcacgtaattaacgcgtgcatggtgcactcagcagccctgcagtatcgccacaacgcggtcctcaaccgcctcgcgacagcagtcgcagggcggccaagaagaggaaacactgctgttcctgacatcaggatcaaccaagccgtcataggggacagcagtgggctgcgtccggacctcgtaataacgGACGAGGTCGCGAAGACTGtaaccatcgtcgatgtgacaatccccttcgagaacaggcggattgcgctcgacaacgctcggcaactgaagaggataaagtacgccgacgttgcgcgcggattagccgctcgcggctattccgtcactgtcgacgccctggttgtcggcagtctgggggcgtgggaccgccagaacgatgcagtgcttcggcacctaggcatcgctagccgctactgccaactgatgcggcggctgatggtgtctgacaccatcaagtggtcccgcgacatttacgtggaacacattactggccaccgccagtatgtgtccccctag
- the LOC126477895 gene encoding uncharacterized protein LOC126477895: MQRVLGETSPYCQIDGNVLTEHFKVIYSKSDFSVTDAPAAVPDFAATTPPDVSEEVLLPITPSEVQQRLQKASNTAPGADGVTYSDLRREDPGCHVLAKIFSRCWKERKTPVQWKISTTVLIHKKGDVSDVTNWRPLALSSTISKLFAAIVADRTSLWAERLNLLSPEQKGFRTFEGCYEHNFIVQTAIDDARRRGGQACFAWLDLANAFGSVPHAHLLGVLSRMGLPEQLHHLIADMYDGCSTRVRTSDGLTEEIEIQAGVKQGCPLSPIVFNLALEPVLRAATSLRNECGIPLSGVSVSALAYADDIVLLARDSEAMQTLLNVVGEAATWAGLTFKPSKCATLHIRRRQTLGSVFALQGGEPAVLGAGDAYLHLGVPTGYKVTQTPTDAIAAIRRDLQHLDASLLAPWQKIDAVRVFLLPRLDFVMRGGAVRKGPLSALDKAVKAAVKSWLFLPQRASTEQLYLALGEGGCGLTPLADAADISTIVHGFRMLHCDDATVRDIAWATLTTAARRRLGREPSRSDLATYLSGSTEGDLARDGGDIQSLWTRVRNATRRLAPRGVTWRWSELLSELQVEVGGRPAIADDAEHGGIGGVTQPATEGTAPGTTRHLEDGGDGPQHDDDSVGRTANTGVEHVRVGGGAKRLLSRTLRECLRQRLRNLLLRKPDQGKVFECTRESTASNHFIAGGKYTRFADWRFIHRARLGVVPLNGCRRFDGRANNNKACRRCGHNNETLPHVINACMVHSAALQYRHNAVLNRLATAVAGRPRRGNAAVPDIRINQAVIGDSSGLRPDLVITDEAAKTVTIVDVTIPFENRRIALDNARQLKRIKYADVARGLAARGYSVTVDALVVGSLGAWDRQNDAVLRHLGIASRYCQLMRRLMVSDTIKWSRDIYVEHITGHRQYVSP, translated from the coding sequence atgcagcgcgtccttggcgagacgtcgccgtactgccaaatcgatggcaacgtgctcacggagcactttaAGGTAATATATTCTAAATCCGACTTTTCCGTTacagatgcaccagctgctgtcccggactttgccgccaccacgcctcctgatgtcagcgaggaggtcctgctgccgatcacaccttcagaggtgcaacagcggctccagaaggcgagcaatactgctcctggggcagacggagtcacctactcggacttgcgacgtgaggatcctggctgccacgtgctagctaagatcttctcgcgctgctggaaagagcggaagactccggtgcagtggaaaatatccactaccgtcctcatccacaagaaaggggacgtctcggacgtgacaaactggcggcctttagcattgagctctaccatctctaagctctttgctgcaatcgttgcggaccgcacttctctctgggcagagcggttgaacctgctctccccggaacagaagggcttccgcacgtttgaaggctgctacgagcacaacttcattgtgcagacggcaattgatgatgcaaggcgcaggggaggccaagcatgctttgcttggcttgatctggcgaatgctttcggttcagtgcctcacgctcacctccttggagtactgagcaggatgggactaccagagcaattgcaccatctaattgccgacatgtacgatggttgctccacccgcgtccgtacatctgacggactaacggaggagatagagatccaggcaggggtcaagcagggctgtccactgtcgcccatcgtctttaatctcgcgctcgagccggtacttcgcgccgctacctcactcagaaatgagtgtggtattccgcttagcggcgtcagtgtgagtgcactggcgtatgcggacgatatcgtgcttctggcgcgggattcagaggcgatgcagacgctcctcaatgttgtgggtgaggcggcgacgtgggccgggcttaccttcaagccatcgaagtgtgccacgcttcacatccgccgtcggcagacactaggctcggtattcgccctgcaagggggagaaccagccgtgctcggtgcgggtgacgcctacctccatcttggcgttcccaccgggtacaaagtcacgcagacgccaacggatgcgatcgcggcaattcgacgcgacttgcagcacctggacgcttccctgctggctccctggcagaagattgacgctgtgcgtgtctttctcctccctaggcttgactttgtcatgcggggcggagcggtacgcaaggggccgctatctgcactcgacaaggcagtgaaagcggctgtcaaatcatggctgttcctcccacagcgtgcgtccaccgaacagctgtacctcgcgctgggagagggaggatgcggcctgacgccgctcgcggacgctgcggacatctccaccatcgtccacggcttccgcatgctgcactgcgacgacgccaccgtccgcgacatcgcctgggccacactaactacggccgcgcgccgccgactggggagggagccgagtcgttccgacttggccacctaccttagcggcagcactgagggtgacctcgcacgcgacggaggtgacatccagtcactgtggacgcgcgtcaggaacgccacaaggcgcctagcgccgcgtggcgtcacctggcgctggagtgagctgctttctgagttgcaggtggaggtcggcggccgacccgccatcgctgacgacgcggaacacggcggcatcggaggggtgacgcagccggccacggaggggacggcgcctgggactacacgacacctcgaagatggcggcgatggaccgcagcacgatgatgacagcgtgggacgcaccgccaacactggcgtcgagcatgtccgggtgggagggggcgccaaacgtcttctctcgcggacgctccgcgagtgtctgaggcagcgcctgcgcaACCTCCTACTCAGGAAACCTGACCAGGGGAAGGTGTTCGAGTGTACCAGGGaatccacagcgtccaaccacttcatagcgggaggcaaatacacccgcttcgcagactggcgctttatccatcgcgccaggctcggagtcgtgcctctgaacggttgtcgccgctttgatgggcgggcaaacaacaacaaagcctgccgacgctgtggccacaacaacgagacgctcccgcacgtgatcaacgcgtgcatggtgcactcagcagccctgcagtatcgccacaacgcggtcctcaaccgcctcgcgacagcagtcgctgggcggccaaggagaggaaacgctgctgttcctgacatcaggatcaaccaagccgtcataggggacagcagtgggctgcgtccggacctcgtaataactgacgaggccgctaagactgtgaccatcgtcgatgtgacaatccccttcgagaataggcggattgcgctcgacaacgctcggcaactgaagaggataaagtacgccgacgttgcgcgcggattagccgctcgcggctattccgtcactgtcgacgccctggttgttggcagtctgggggcgtgggaccgccagaacgatgcagtgcttcggcacctaggcatcgctagccgctactgccaactgatgcggcggctgatggtgtctgacaccatcaagtggtcccgcgacatttacgtggaacacattactggccaccgccagtatgtgtccccctag
- the LOC126478049 gene encoding uncharacterized protein LOC126478049 — protein sequence MQRVLGETSPYCQIDGSVLTEHFKKIYGKSDFSLSDAPAAVPDFAATTPPDVSEEVLLPITPSEVQQRLQKASNTAPGADGVTYSDLRREDPGCHVLAKIFSRCWNERKTPVQWKISTTVLIHKKGDVSDVTNWRPLALSSTISKLFAAIVADRTSLWAERLNLLSPEQKGFRTFEGCYEHNFIVQTAIDDARRRGGQACFAWLDLANAFGSVPHAHLLGVLSRMGLPEQLHHLIADMYDGCSTRVRTSDGLTEEIEIQAGVKQGCPLSPIVFNLALEPVLRAATSLRNECGIPLSGVSVSALAYADDIVLLARDSEAMQTLLNVVGEAATWAGLTFKPSKCATLHIRRRQTLGSVFALQGGEPAVLGAGDAYLHLGVPTGYKVTQTPTDAIAAIRRDLQHLDASLLAPWQKIDAVRVFLLPRLDFVMRGGAVRKGPLSALDKAVKAAVKSWLFLPQRASTEQLYLALGEGGCGLTPLADAADISTIVHGFRMLHCDDATVRDIAWATLTTAARRRLGREPSRSDLATYLSGSTEGDLARDGGDIQSLWTRVRNATRRLAPRGVTWRWSELLSELQVEVGGQPAIADDAEHGGIGGVTQPATEGAAPGTTRHLDDGGDGPQHDDDSVGRTANTGVEHVRVGGGAKRLLSRTLRECLRQRLRNLLLRKPDQGKVFECTRESTASNHFIAGGKYTRFADWRFIHRARLGVVPLNGCRRFDGRANNNKACRRCGHNNETLPHVINACMVHSAALQYRHNAVLNRLATAVAGRPRRGNAAVPDIRTNQAVIGDSSGLRPDLVITDEAAKTVTIVDVTIPFENRRIALDNARQLKRIKYADVARGLAARGYSVTVDALVVGSLGAWDRQNDAVLRHLGIASRYCQLMRRLMVSDTIKWSRDIYVEHITGHRQYVSP from the coding sequence atgcagcgcgtccttggcgagacgtcaccgtactgccaaatcgatggcagcgtgctcacggagcactttaAAAAGATCTATGGTAAATCTGACTTCTCTctttcagatgcaccagctgctgtcccggactttgccgccaccacgcctcctgatgtcagcgaggaggtcctgctgccgatcacaccttcagaggtgcaacagcggctccagaaggcgagcaatactgctcctggggcagacggagtcacctactcggacttgcgacgtgaggatcctggctgccacgtgctagctaagatcttctcgcgctgctggaatgagcggaagactccggtgcagtggaaaatatccactaccgtcctcatccacaagaaaggggacgtctcggacgtgacaaactggcggcctttagcattgagctctaccatctctaagctctttgctgcaatcgttgcggaccgcacttctctctgggcagagcggttgaacctgctctccccggaacagaagggcttccgcacgtttgaaggctgctacgagcacaacttcattgtgcagacggcaattgatgatgcaaggcgcaggggaggccaagcatgctttgcttggcttgatctggcgaatgctttcggttcagtgcctcacgctcacctccttggagtactgagcaggatgggactaccagagcaattgcaccatctaattgccgacatgtacgatggttgctccacccgcgtccgtacatctgacggactaacggaggagatagagatccaggcaggggtcaagcagggctgtccactgtcgcccatcgtctttaatctcgcgctcgagccggtacttcgcgccgcaacctcactcagaaatgagtgtggtattccgcttagcggcgtcagtgtgagtgcactggcgtatgcggacgatatcgtgcttctggcgcgggattcagaggcgatgcagacgctcctcaatgttgtgggcGAGGCGGCaacgtgggccgggcttaccttcaagccgtcgaagtgtgccacgcttcacatccgccgtcggcagacactaggctcggtattcgccctgcaagggggagaaccagccgtgctcggtgcgggtgacgcctacctccatcttggcgttcccaccgggtacaaagtcacgcagacgccaacggatgcgatcgcggcaattcgacgcgacttgcagcacctggacgcttccctgctggctccctggcagaagattgacgctgtgcgtgtctttctcctccctaggcttgactttgtcatgcggggcggagcggtacgcaaggggccgctgtctgcactcgacaaggcagtgaaagcggctgtcaaatcatggctgttcctcccacagcgtgcgtccaccgaacagctgtacctcgcgctgggagagggaggatgcggcctgacgccgctcgcggacgctgcggacatctcgacgatcgtccacggcttccgcatgctgcactgcgacgacgccaccgtccgcgacatcgcctgggccacactaactacggccgcgcgccgccgactggggagggagccgagtcgttccgacttggccacctaccttagcggcagcactgagggtgacctcgcacgcgacggaggtgacatccagtcactgtggacgcgcgtcaggaacgccacaaggcgcctagcgccgcgtggcgtcacctggcgctggagtgagctgctttctgagttgcaggtggaggtcggcggccaacccgccatcgctgacgacgcggaacacggcggcatcggaggggtgacgcagccggccacggagggggcggcgcctgggactacacgacacctcgatgatggcggcgatggaccgcaacacgatgatgacagcgtgggacgcaccgccaacactggcgtcgagcatgtccgggtgggagggggcgccaaacgtcttctctcgcggacgctccgcgagtgtctgaggcagcgcctgcgcaacctcctactcaggaaacctgaccaggggaaggtgttcgagtgtaccagggagtccacagcgtccaaccacttcatagcgggaggcaaatacacccgcttcgcagactggcgctttatccatcgcgccaggctcggagtcgtgcctctgaacggttgtcgccgctttgatgggcgggcaaacaacaacaaagcctgccgacgctgtggccacaacaacgagacgctcccgcacgtgatcaacgcgtgcatggtgcactcagcagccctgcagtatcgccacaacgcggtcctcaaccgcctcgcgacagcagtcgctgggcggccaaggagaggaaacgctgctgttcctgacatcaggaccaaccaagccgtcataggggacagcagtgggctgcgtccggacctcgtaataactgacgaggccgctaagactgtgaccatcgtcgatgtgacaatccccttcgagaataggcggattgcgctcgacaacgctcggcaactgaagaggataaagtacgccgacgttgcgcgcggattagccgctcgcggctattccgtcactgtcgacgccctggttgttggcagtctgggggcgtgggaccgccagaacgatgcagtgcttcggcacctaggcatcgctagccgctactgccaactgatgcggcggctgatggtgtctgacaccatcaagtggtcccgcgacatttacgtggaacacattactggccaccgccagtatgtgtccccctag
- the LOC126478206 gene encoding uncharacterized protein T26G10.4-like codes for MQTLLNVVGEAATWAGLTFKPSKCATLHIRRRQTLGSVFALQGGEPAVLGVGDAYLHLGVPTGYKVTQTPTDAIAAIRRDLQHLDASLLAPWQKIDAVRVFLLPRLDFVMRGGAVRKGPLSALDKAVKAAVKSWLFLPQRASTEQLYLALGEGGCGLTPLADAADISTIVHGFRMLHCDDATVRDIAWATLTTAARRRLGREPSRSDLATYLSGSTEGDLARDGGDIQSLWTRVRNATRRLAPRGVTWRWSELLSELQVEVGGRPAIADDAEHGGIGGVTQPATEGTAPGTTRHLEDGGDGPQHDDDSVGRTANTGVEHVRVGGGAKRLLSRTLRECLRQRLRHILLRKPDQGKVFECTRESTASNHFIAGGKYTRFADWRFIHRARLGVVPLNGCRRFDGRANNNKACRRCGHNNETLPHVINACMVHSAALQYRHNAVLNRLATAVAGRPRRGNTAVPDIRINQAVIGDSSGLRPDLVITDEAAKSVTIVDVTIPFENRRIALDNARQLKKIKYADVARGLAARGYSVTVDALVVGSLGAWDRQNDAVLRHLGIASRYCQLMRRLMVSDTIKWSRDIYVEHITGHRQYVSP; via the coding sequence atgcagacgctcctcaatgttgtgggtgaggcggcgacgtgggccgggcttaccttcaagccgtcgaagtgtgccacgcttcacatccgccgtcggcagacactaggctcggtattcgccctgcaagggggagaaccagccgtgctcggtgtgggtgacgcctacctccatcttggcgttcccaccgggtacaaagtcacgcagacgccaacggatgcgatcgcggcaattcgacgcgacttgcagcacctggacgcttccctgctggctccctggcagaagattgacgctgtgcgtgtctttctcctccctaggcttgactttgtcatgcggggcggagcggtacgcaaggggccgctatctgcgctcgacaaggcagtgaaagcggctgtcaaatcatggctgttcctcccacagcgtgcgtccaccgaacagctgtacctcgcgctgggagagggaggttgcggcctgacgccgctcgcggacgctgcggacatctcgacgatcgtccacggcttccgcatgctgcactgcgacgacgccaccgtccgagacatcgcctgggccacactaactacggccgcgcgccgccgactggggagggagccgagtcgttccgacttggccacctaccttagcggcagcactgagggtgacctcgcacgcgacggaggtgacatccagtcactgtggacgcgcgtcaggaacgccacaaggcgcctagcgccgcgtggcgtcacctggcgctggagtgagctgctttctgagttgcaggtggaggtcggcggccgacccgccatcgctgacgacgcggaacacggcggcatcggaggggtgacgcagccggccacggaggggactgcgcctgggactacacgacacctcgaagatggcggcgatggaccgcagcacgatgatgacagcgtgggacgcaccgccaacactggcgtcgagcatgtccgggtgggagggggcgccaaacgtcttctctcgcggacgctccgcgagtgtctgaggcaaCGCCTGCGCCACATCCTACTCAGGAAACCGGACCAGGGGAAGGTGTTTGAGTGCACCAGGGaatccacagcgtccaaccacttcatagcgggaggcaaatacacccgcttcgcagactggcgctttatccatcgcgccaggctcggagtcgtgcctctgaacggttgtcgccgctttgatgggcgggcaaacaacaacaaagcctgccgacgctgtggccacaacaacgagacgctcccgcacgtgattaacgcgtgcatggtgcactcagcagccctgcaatatcgccacaacgcggtcctcaaccgcctcgcgacagcagtcgctgggcggccaagaagaggaaacactgctgttcctgacatcaggatcaaccaagccgtcataggggacagcagtgggctgcgtccggacctcgtaataaccGACGAGGCCGCGAAGTctgtgaccatcgtcgatgtgacgaTCCCCTTTGAAaataggcggattgcgctcgacaacgctcggcaactgaagaagataaagtacgccgacgttgcgcgcggattagccgctcgcggctattctgtcactgtcgacgccctggttgtcggcagtctgggggcgtgggaccgccagaacgatgcagtgcttcggcacctaggcatcgctagccgctactgccaactgatgcggcggctgatggtgtctgacaccatcaagtggtcccgcgacatttacgtggaacacattactggccaccgccagtatgtgtccccctag